One segment of Rosa chinensis cultivar Old Blush chromosome 6, RchiOBHm-V2, whole genome shotgun sequence DNA contains the following:
- the LOC112169057 gene encoding uncharacterized protein LOC112169057 isoform X2, with protein MDLETAINLAMELKMGRNYILIQKGFQSLQLRFLHTNWTGLYALLLPITWLSKRAGSVKHVTPIWLQRRSSGKACGDRAPTYSSGRCPAWSSGRCPAWSSGRCPAWSSGRCPAWYFCSFVFTLVWHR; from the exons ATGGATTTGGAGACAGCAATCAATTTGGCGATGGAATTGAAGATGGGCCGCAACTATATTCTTATCCAGAAAGGATTTCAGAGCCTGCAATTGAGATTTCTGCACACAAATTGG ACCGGATTATATGCTTTGCTTTTGCCGATTACGTGGCTCTCCAAGAG agCAGGTTCGGTAAAGCATGTCACTCCGATATGGCTTCAGAGACGGAGCTCCGGCAAGGCTTGTGGAGACAGAGCTCCGACAtattcatcgggacgctgcccggcatggtcatcgggtcgctgcccggcatggtcaTCTGGtcgctgcccggcatggtcaTCTGGTCGCTGCCCGGCATggtatttttgttcttttgtttttactttggtATGGCATCGTTGA
- the LOC112169057 gene encoding uncharacterized protein LOC112169057 isoform X1: protein MDLETAINLAMELKMGRNYILIQKGFQSLQLRFLHTNWTGLYALLLPITWLSKRFGKACHSDMASETELRQGLWRQSSDIFIGTLPGMVIGSLPGMVIWSLPGMVIWSLPGMVFLFFCFYFGMASLRGL, encoded by the exons ATGGATTTGGAGACAGCAATCAATTTGGCGATGGAATTGAAGATGGGCCGCAACTATATTCTTATCCAGAAAGGATTTCAGAGCCTGCAATTGAGATTTCTGCACACAAATTGG ACCGGATTATATGCTTTGCTTTTGCCGATTACGTGGCTCTCCAAGAG GTTCGGTAAAGCATGTCACTCCGATATGGCTTCAGAGACGGAGCTCCGGCAAGGCTTGTGGAGACAGAGCTCCGACAtattcatcgggacgctgcccggcatggtcatcgggtcgctgcccggcatggtcaTCTGGtcgctgcccggcatggtcaTCTGGTCGCTGCCCGGCATggtatttttgttcttttgtttttactttggtATGGCATCGTTGAGAGGCCTGTGA